A genomic stretch from Solanum stenotomum isolate F172 chromosome 8, ASM1918654v1, whole genome shotgun sequence includes:
- the LOC125874754 gene encoding probable (S)-N-methylcoclaurine 3'-hydroxylase isozyme 2 — protein sequence MMYYLITPILLSLVFVITLRYFYPSKTKLPLPPGPFSWPFIGNLFQVGRKRPHASLAKLAQSHGPDLMSIRFGTRLVVVASSPAAAAEVLKTHDRMLSGRFVSHPIRVEGSKLHNVSTAFLEECDENWKNVRTIYRGALFSNKALESQVSLREMKIREMMQYLDTKKGQVIKIKFVVFVTALNVLGNLLLSVDLIDYEGKGIGARLSEYLRKFTEAGNILELSDLYPVLGIFYTDFQGTYKKLMGMFDIMCAVWGDIVQDKIKRDSLDAVDFVDALVKNGFTDKHVNALLVEIFGAGTESTTATSEWMLVELLRNPQALQKLRDEISQVVGGGKGIIKESDLPSLPYLDACFKETLRLHPPGPLLLPHRAVQTCEVMGYRIPRNTQVLVNMWAIARDSKIWDDPSSFKPERFINSKFDNKGQKFEYLPFGSGRRICAGEPLASRFIPLAVASLIHKFDWILPNEMDPAKINMDEVLDVTMFKKDSLFVIPKLRNV from the exons ATGATGTATTACTTAATCACTCCAATTCTTCTTTCTCTCGTTTTTGTTATCACTTTGAGATATTTCTATccatcaaaaacaaaattaccACTTCCTCCAGGTCCATTTTCATGGCCATTTATTGGAAATCTTTTCCAAGTTGGTAGAAAACGTCCTCATGCTTCTCTAGCAAAGCTAGCTCAATCTCACGGTCCTGATTTAATGTCCATAAGGTTTGGCACACGTCTCGTGGTCGTAGCCTCATCCCCTGCAGCTGCTGCAGAGGTACTTAAAACACATGATCGTATGCTTTCTGGTCGTTTCGTTTCTCATCCCATCCGAGTTGAGGGATCGAAACTTCACAATGTGTCAACTGCTTTTTTAGAAGAGTGTGATGAGAATTGGAAAAACGTTCGAACTATATACAGGGGAGCCCTGTTCTCTAACAAAGCATTGGAATCACAAGTAAGTTTAAGGGAGATGAAAATCAGggaaatgatgcaatatttagaTACTAAAAAGGGACAAGTGATTAAAATAAAGTTTGTGGTTTTTGTGACAGCGTTAAATGTGTTGGGTAATTTACTTCTTTCAGTAGATTTAATTGATTATGAAGGAAAGGGAATTGGTGCAAGACTAAGTGAGTACTTGCGTAAATTTACAGAGGCGGGTAATATACTGGAATTATCAGATTTGTATCCTGTTTTGGGTATTTTCTATACGGATTTCCAGGGGACTTACAAGAAACTTATGGGTATGTTTGATATTATGTGCGCTGTTTGGGGAGACATTGTTCaggacaaaataaaaagagatagtTTGGATGCTGTAGATTTTGTAGATGCTTTGGTTAAAAATGGTTTCACTGATAAACATGTCAATGCATTGCTTGTG GAAATATTTGGAGCTGGAACAGAATCTACGACTGCTACGAGTGAATGGATGCTTGTAGAACTCCTTAGAAATCCACAAGCCTTACAAAAACTCCGTGATGAAATATCACAAGTAGTAGGAGGAGGTAAGGGCATTATAAAGGAATCCGATTTGCCAAGCTTACCATACTTGGACGCTTGTTTTAAAGAGACACTAAGGTTGCATCCTCCTGGACCGTTGTTGCTCCCTCACCGTGCAGTGCAAACATGTGAAGTCATGGGGTATAGAATTCCCAGAAATACTCAAGTGTTGGTCAATATGTGGGCAATTGCAAGGGATTCTAAGATTTGGGACGATCCTTCGAGCTTCAAACCTGAAAGATTTATCAATTCAAAATTCGACAACAAAGGGCAAAAGTTTGAGTATCTTCCTTTTGGTTCGGGGAGAAGAATATGTGCTGGAGAACCCTTGGCATCAAGGTTTATTCCGTTAGCTGTCGCTTCATTGATCCATAAGTTCGATTGGATTCTGCCAAATGAAATGGATCCCGCTAAGATTAACATGGATGAGGTATTGGATGTCACCATGTTTAAGAAAGATTCACTTTTTGTTATTCCTAAATTGCGGAATGTGTGA
- the LOC125874760 gene encoding uncharacterized protein LOC125874760: MKRLWEELSTLHVKTQCKCNCSCGAKESVFRAEQERRLIQFLMGLNETYTAVRGNILMMNPLPSLAQTFSLLVQDEKQREIKPNTQLFMESTALNAGNSGKMMMESGSFNASSSGGASTSRQPRQNAAGNNNFRTNYSQTTTYNGNRGRLVCDYCRKTGHTRDRCYKLHGYPQANPQQSNNNQNSQNGYRSNNQNFRNTKGKGPMNDVHGFSSNVMTNGCEEHAGTHDTQSPKLTREQYEQFVNLLQHFQSESRGDNASNMDHVNGNVNFAGPFNEEASGNW; encoded by the exons ATGAAGAGATTGTGGGAGGAATTAAGCACTCTACATGTTAAAACTCAGTGTAAATGCAACTGCAGTTGTGGAGCAAAGGAGAGTGTTTTCAGAGCAGAACAAGAGAGAAGATTAATTCAATTCCTTATGGGACTGAACGAGACTTATACTGCAGTTCGAGGAAACATCCTTATGATGAACCCGCTACCATCGCTTGCACAAACTTTTTCACTGTTAGTGCAGGATGAAAAACAGCGAGAAATCAAGCCTAACACTCAGCTGTTCATGGAGTCTACTGCTCTTAATGCAGGTAATTCTGGAAAAATGATGATGGAATCAGGCTCATTCAATGCTAGTAGTTCAGGAGGAGCCAGTACCTCTAGACAGCCTCGTCAAAATGCAGCAGGTAACAACAATTTTAGAACCAACTACTCTCAGACAACTACTTATAATGGAAATAGGGGTCGTCTAGTATGTGACTACTGCAGGAAGACAGGCCATACTAGGGACAGATGCTATAAACTTCACGGATACCCACAAGCCAATCCTCAACAATCAAACAACAATCAGAATTCTCAAAATGGATATCGCAGTAACAATCAGAATTTCAGGAATACCAAAGGCAAAGGTCCTATGAATGATGTGCATGGTTTCTCATCCAATGTGATGACGAATGGATGTGAGGAACATGCTGGTACACATGATACACAGAGTCCCAAGCTGACAAGAGAACAATATGAGCAGTTTGTGAATCTACTGCAACATTTCCAATCAGAGAGTCGCGGGGATAATGCTTCAAACATGGATCATGTAAATGGCAATGTGAACTTTGCAG GCCCCTTCAATGAGGAGGCCTCTGGAAATTGGTAA